The Piliocolobus tephrosceles isolate RC106 chromosome 3, ASM277652v3, whole genome shotgun sequence genome has a window encoding:
- the CXCL1 gene encoding growth-regulated alpha protein gives MALAALSAAPSNPRFLRVALLLLLLVATGRRAAGAPVAAELRCQCLQTLQGIHPKNIQSVNVKAPGPHCAETEVIATLKNGQKACLNPASPMVKKIIQKILNNDKCN, from the exons ATGGCCCTCGCCGCGCTCTCCGCAGCTCCTAGCAATCCCCGGTTCCTGCGGGTGGcgctgctgctcctcctcctggTGGCCACCGGCCGGCGCGCAGCAG GAGCGCCCGTGGCCGCTGAACTGCGCTGCCAGTGCTTGCAGACCCTGCAGGGAATTCACCCCAAGAACATCCAAAGTGTGAATGTGAAGGCCCCAGGACCCCACTGCGCTGAAACCGAAGTCAT aGCCACACTCAAGAATGGGCAGAAAGCTTGTCTTAATCCCGCATCCCCCATGGTTAAGAAAATCATCCAAAAGATACTGAACAA TGACAAATGCAACTaa